Within the Glycine soja cultivar W05 chromosome 3, ASM419377v2, whole genome shotgun sequence genome, the region ggataAATTTCTTGATAATGGATTGTGTTGTGAAATTTAGAAACCAAATTGAGTCTGGTCATAGTTGTTAATGATGTGCAATAGTGGGTGGTGTAATTGCTATGAGCCCTGGGCAGTAGCACATCGATGTTTTGTCCCTTgtttttcctaatttttttgTCTTCCTTTCTCCTTTTCTGTCTTGTTTGTCTCCAGCCTTTTCTGCTACCAGGCCAGTGGCTGCTGCCGGTGCTAAAAGCAGCTGTGGCTGGTGGTCAGACGGCTAGCCAAGGGGTGTGACAATTAGCAAACCCATACTAAGGAAAAATAAactgtgttttttatttttagtctcttgaCTTAGATGGGGCATAACAGTTTTTTGTGCTCAGGGGCATTGCTCCCTCATATTTAAGGTTTGAGTTATTTGTACTGAAATAGTGGGGGAGCTTTCTTGTAGCCATGGAGGTAATTGAGGGCTGGGGTCTGTAATTTTTCGTTATTGGATTCCAGGATGGGTTGTTGTTGAAAACACCTTTTATATTTAAGGTCTGTTTAcaaatgtttatttaaaattttgtctaAATTACACATTTGGTCTTTAGTTTtaccaaaatttaattttggtctCCCCAATTTCAATGGTAACAAATGCCAACCACATAGTTTTCATATATTTGTAATTAAGCCTTCTACAAATTTTGTTGATATACATTTGTTGGCATGGCAAAACATTTTTGCTTATGTGGTGTCAAATTTGATGATGAGAGACCCTTTTTTGCTGTCTTTACTGACATGGAGAATTAGAGATGGGTGTCCTAGGGTACTGAACTTGCTCACTTGCATTTGAGGACTATAAATAAAGCAGCACTAGAGCAgaccctttttttttgtcatgtctCCGGATTCTTTCCCTGTTTagaatttcattttcttgttattttgcATTCTCCTGAGATGTGTTTCTGAGCTTTTCTAATATTGATGGGTGGAACCTAGGGTGCTGAACTTGCAGCTGATGAAGGAAGAAGTGCTGCTGCTCTAGCTGCATGTAGGACATTGGCTGAAGAGCTGACTGAGTACCGATTTCCAGCACCTCGAATCCTTGCATTTAAGGTTAATTTTCTTTACTATTAACGTCACATCAAGTTTCATCTTCTGcttataagataaaatataacaGACAGTTTACATTTGAAACAGGAGGGTAGCTCCCAGGCTCGATACTTTGTCTCTCGTCTCATTCCAGCTCACAAGGATCCTCCTTATGAGCAGGTAAACAGCCCTAGTAGCACTTTATTCTTAATTGTGAGACTCACATGTTGTTTGGACAGGCTATATCTCTACTTTGGTAATGATTTCTTCACCTCAGAAGGGATAGTCTCATTTGAATGATGCAATTTTTGCAGGAGGCAAGATTTCCACAACTGAGGTCGTTGACATCAGAACAACGAACAAAGCTGAAAGCCAGTTTTGTTCACTTCGATGATCCTAGTTTCTGTGAATGGATGCGAAGTTTGAAAGTGGTGCCACCACAACCAAGTTGATGATGGAGACCATCTAAAGGGTCTTAGGCGCTGCATGTTCCAACTCGTTCGTTATTCTTTGTTAAGTTGGTGAAGTCAAGTTTGCTTGCATGATTTGGGGAACACAATGAGATAGACTTTTGCCTCATAGCCTCCTCCCATTCATTTTGTTCACTTCCAAAAGATTTTTAGGtgcaaaaaaaagttttttttttatattttttttggggggcGGTGGGGGCGGGGGTAAGGAATGACTGTGACaaagaaaattttcacaatttaCGGTTAAGATGTTACCGTAGAGCAATAAAAGGATTTCtcgttatttatatttataccaCTTGTTGGTTGCCAAGTGTTTTTATTCAATCTCTTTCTTTAGTCTCTCATAGTCTCATTCCTAGTGCCTGATTGTTTTCCATTTTGTGcacttgattttaattttaactatcGAACATGAGTGAGATGCCTTTTAACTATTGAACATGATTGAGATGCGTGTTAGAATTAGTTTTAATTACAAGTTTTATATTGAAATGTGAGTCTGCTTGTGGAGAACTGATTTTGGAAACTGATAAGATGGGTACTTGTAGCATGTTGGGAAATTCATTGTAAATGAAAGAATGACGTTTGGGACGTGAAAGTTatagtgcatgtttggttttCCATTTTTATCCATTGAACATGTGTTCATCTCAGTCAAATATGGGTTATGTTGTTGAACGAGATATTTAGGTAATTCAATTTACGTGATTTTGCTTAAGATATGAGTATATTTTTTGGTGTTAATCCAAATAGCTTATGGATCcgacaaaatcaattttaagggAATTTCTTTActggttttcaattttttttttcctgttttacCTATCCATTCAAAACTGCGTGCGTCTCATGCAAAGGAAGAGTAGAGTAAAAATGCACTCATACATATAATAGAAAGAGTATGAACGACCCATTGCGGAGGACTTGAGGAGTCTTGCGAAGAACTTGATCTTAGAATAAAACTCAAAAAGTTGTGGGAGGAAAACTCGTAAGGATAAATGTTCACCTAAACTACTGTTTTGGTCTATATcatcttacttttttttgtagtaaaaatacttttataggaattagttttagtttattttaatatatcacaaattcattttcataatcTAATCTTATGGAAAGTAGTTTTCACAATCCaacattattaatttcattgtaatttttaaaaatctagtttttaaataataataataatctatatatcaatatcaataataatCTTTAAGAGatgtattttattctacaagctactattttaattattaattttattataaaaacttgTTATAAACCTacgtatttatttaaaattaataattaagatatcaatataataataaataagaatacacaagaaatatacaaataagTGAAACCTATTTTAGTAATTACatacttaaaatcaattttaattcaaaGTATCTAAATAACATTCTCctggaaaattaattttctgGTATCCAATCCAAACACCTACATAATCATTAGTTTATGAAAATCACATCGGATATGGAAAATTACATCCGAATCATGAAATCAAACATGTAATTAGTCCCTTAGATGTTgttcagaaaattgatttggtTTATAAATAGCTTTTTgattgaaaatttataaaataagtatgAGGTTGTTTGTTGTGTAATGATAGGCAGGTGatacaataaaaaacaaaagttttatttcattagGTGACATCAAGGATGGACCATGGACACCTGTGATTCAATTGAAGATCAATTATTATTAACTATAACATCCTTCTTATCAGtttctttaaatgttttttcatGTCTTCCTCTCATTAATTAAGAAGAGTTTTGCTAATGAGTGTTTTAAGAATATTGCTTATAGAtggttttaatttgaaaattattataaaaacatatatttttattttcaaaacaaaagcaATATATTGTCCTGTATTGATATTTTGGAAACTtgtttttcaaaactaaaagcgacgttttaattttctttctttctaatctTCCTTTACCTTTTCGCAAGTCTGCTGTCTTTGCCAATTCACTTCGAGtactattttttctcttcttagaTTTCTGTTGCCCCTTCAACCCTTTTAAAGTTGCTCTCCATTGATTGGTTCTGTATTAGCCTTTGTGTCCATATAATGAGTGCCTCAACACTACAAACAACGAATTCCTTTGAGTGCTACCTACTTACTACTTTGACCtcatagatttttaaaaatcttcaTGAGTCCGACATAATTGGTCCTTGTCCTGACATTTTTCTCATTAAATCGGTTCCATGACTTTCACAAGAACCTTTAGGCAAGAGGATCAAATTTTGCGGTCGGAGCGAGGGAATTGCCTTATtacttcctccaagctcttagtttataataattgattaagaattttttaaaaaattaaaataaatattgtatcaATCTTGAAAGTTTTAATAaacattaatttgatattagtGGTCTTAAATTTTTTTCGTCAAACAAGTATAATCAAAGAAATATTAACAAAAGAAATCAGTTAatgttttattagaaatattaaatattttaaaaattaatttattttacacttATGTAATGTTTACATAATATTAGTAATTGTTgtcatttttgaaagaaaataatttttttaaaattaacttgagataaattatattacaaaGATATTGgttaaataaattcttattgAACGAGAtgtttaaattgtttaattattaaattttaatgaataattttttaaataaattgtttaattattaaattttaatgaatatttttttaaatacaaaatttgctTAAGCCTAAAAAATTATAGACATGGCTCTGGGTCAGAGTTTGAAACTTAAAagctataattaattatattcctTTAGAATCGGAAAATCAAATCAGGAAATTTTTATACAATGGTTCAATtggttcatatttttttagtcttaggatcaagataaaataaaaatctattgaagatgccttttcttcttttgttgaagACCTGAAAGAAGTAAATACAAATGGTTTAATTACACATTTTCTAGGAATTGACTCGCTGAAATCCCATGTATTAGTTTAAAAGAAATGCCAACAACACAATTTTGACATATTcacacatttttattattaaccaaaaattatttaaaattacaaaattatgtaAGTTTCATTCTTATTTAATGAGCCTTATTATTCCCCTAAAAAATGAGCCTAATTATTAATTCCTTACAAAACGGGTTTCAAAAAACCATCCTTACAAAACTGCCACCAATGACCAATGTGTTCAAGAATGACAAGAAACTAGTCATAAAAACATTATctttagagatttttttttcattactattattattattattattattattattattattattattattattattattattattattattataacgcAAAATATTATCAAAGGTAAGGTAAAATACAATCAGATCCCACTGATAGGTATTTTTTCTATGATTAAATCTAAATTCtaagaatataaaattgaaataatatcgGATAATTTTCTGCATTTATACATTCATAGTTGTTACCATAGATACTTTGAATAATTTCTTGCATTGATTTCATATATTATGCAATTGGAAAGTggctttgttattattttatgtcaaacagccagcaatttttttttttgggggttaTTCTAAGTTAAtccaaacataatttttaagatatgaAACATGAAACATTCAACtattaagtttaaaattatttttggcatTGATTTCCCCCCTCAttctgctatatatatatatatatttcaacagTGTGAtgttgagatttttttaatgagaaataagtaatataattatttaataacaaaaataaaataaaataaaatgaagaaattatagAAGGCAAAAATTTACTCCACCTCACTCGTTCAATAAAAAGTAATAGAGTAAGTTACACTTACATTTGAGTGAGTAACCCAAGGAAGCTCTTCTCAAAAAAGAAAACGAAGGAAGCTGCACAgtggagtaaaaaaaaaactgtgtaAGAAATTAGAAAGGGCGAACGGCGCACTTTATCTGAAAGCAAAAACCCTAGGGTCAACCGTGACGCCACAATCGCTCTTGCGCGTTTCAATCGCCTTCGACTTCTTTGCAACGggtaacacacacacacacacacacacacaccccttGCATTTCAATCCCTACCTACATGCTTCTCTGCTTCAATTCCTAATCGGTAAAAATTCACTTTTGGCCATGGCAGGATCAGGTGCTCGTCCTTCACGATGGCGGGAACTGAAGCAAAAAAAACTGAATCCAAAAAACCTGCCGCTAAGCAATCCGGTAATTCGCATTACTCGTTTTCGTGCATGTTCGTTTGCGTTTCGTGTTTGTGCATGTTCGTTCTTCTAACGGCGACCGAACGAAGCCTTGCAGGTGGGAAGAAGAAGGAGGTGAAGAAGGAGACTGGCTTAGGTCTCACGCATCGGAAGGCGGAGAACTTCGGAGAGTGGTATTCCGAGGTATTATGAGCCGTTTAGTGGTTTATGCTTGCCTTTTTTACCTGATCTGTGTTCGGTCAAAGTTGCTCGTTCGTCCTGATCTGATCTTGTTTCACTATGTGACAATTTTGAGTACGGTGTGTGTTTTGGTTGACTTTGGGTTTGGATTAATCTGGCAGGTTGTTGTTAATGCCGAAATGATTGAATACTATGATATTTCCGGTTGCTATATTCTGAGGCCTTGGTCAATGGCAATATGGGAGATCATGCAAGTGAGTTTCTTAATTTGTGTTTTGCTTTAGATAAATGAATGAGTGGATGCTTTTGTGTATAGTGTACTTGTTTTACACTCAAGTTTTACTCAATGTATGGGTGTTAGATTGCAAGAACATTAATACAGAATTGcagatttatttcttttaaataatttcataggTCAGAGTTGctttaatttcaaaaacaacGTGCAGGAGTTTTTCGATccagaaataaagaaaatgaaaatcaagAACTGCTACTTCCCATTGTTTGTGTCTCCTGGAGTTCTGCAAAAGGAGAAGGACCACGTTGAGGGTTTTGCTCCTGAGGTGAGAGTTTGTGAATCTGTCAGGCCATGTAATGTTGACTGTTCAATAAGttagtttaagtttttttttttttttttaacttaggaATATTCTCCCGGAATATCATGTATAGACTGGTATGGTTGTAAAGATTTGGAGATTATTGCATGCtcaaatcaattatttattcaatGGTCTAGGGCTTTCTTGATCAGGGACATGCTATGCTGGATTGTAATGTacgaaaaaaatagtttagcaACGTTTGTTTCATTTAGCCAATGGCAGTTTTATGTGATGGAatggttattttttatgatttgcaGTTTCTTTCCAGAAGGATATTTTAACATTAGTACTTGTCTGATTGTCTTACTTTTCCATCAGGTTGCTTGGGTGACAAAGTCTGGGGAATCTGAATTAGAAATTCCTATTGCTATTCGTCCTACTAGTGAAACTGTCATGTATCCCTACTACTCTAAGTGGATAAGGGGACATCGTGACTTGCCTTTGAAACTTAATCAGTGGTGCAATGTTGTCAGATGGGAGTTCAGCAACCCCACTCCATTCATCAGGTAgtgagtagttttttttttcaccatgTTTTCCTTTGGCCATGTTATATAAGGATTAGTTGGCTAGTGTTTATACAATGAACAATTTCAAACTTATATAAGAGGCTTCGAATTATGGAATATTCAGCCTTTGTATGTATATCTCTTGCATTATGCCTTAAAATTCTGtatgttttatttatgattGGATGTTCCTCCAGTGATGATTTTGGCAATAGGTCATAGAGAAGCtggcttgtattttttttttaaccttaaattttcaagaaataataattgttaCATTTTAAACATCTTATTGTTAATATAAAGAGGGTGAGCCTTGGCCTTGTGACGGAGAGGTCATGCATTCATCATGTCTCAGTAACAGCCTCTCTGCTTGCAGGGGTAAGGCTATCTATATCTACCCCTGCCCCCTGTGACTATACCAGGTGGGAGCCTTATGCACTAGGTTTCCCTTAAATATCTAATTATTAATATGGTTTTGGATACTGTTGCTTTCATGTAAAATAGTTTATATTCTGGAACTTTGTCCTAGTCCATTGTGTGGTGCTTATAGAAGTTTGATTGCAGGAGTCGTGAGTTTCTTTGGCAAGAAGGGCACACTGCTTTTGCTTCAAAGGAGGAAGCAGATGCAGAGGTATTACATCAAATAGTTATTTTAGGAATTTGTCTTTTTGTCTCAGTTCAGTTGTATAAGCTGCCTTGATTTCATCATCTTCTGTCTTTGCATGCTTAATAAAGAATTGTTAAGGCCCTTCTCTCATTTTGTGCTTTATGaacaattcttatttttaaaggaaaaatataaaatgtgttACTGTCTTCCCTTTCTTCTTGGGGTTCTGTAGTACTTAAGTTAGTTATGATCTTCCCTTTCGCTTCAAGCACACACTATCTGCATGTTACTTTGTATtttccttccacccaagcagaCTGATGTCCCATCTTTtggaaatttgttttaaaaatattctaaactATTACTGCTTCAGGTTCTTGAGATTCTGGAATTATATAGGCGTATATACGAAGAGTATTTGGCAGTTCCTGTCATAAAGGGTAAGAAAAGTGAGCTTGAGAAGTTTGCTGGTGGACTCTACACTACTAGTGTTGAGGTATATGTTTGAAATTATTGCATAAACACTGTTATGCTATTTTAATGGTGTAAGCTGcttataaaattttgatgttCAATTTTGCTAGGCATTTATTCCAAACACTGGTCGTGGTATACAAGGTGCAACTTCTCATTGTTTGGGCCAAAATTTTGCTAAAATGTTTGAGATAaactttgaaaatgaaaagggagAGAGAGCAATGGTCTGGCAGAATTCATGGGCCTATAGTACTCGAACTGTAAGCTTTGATTTCTTGAATATACATTCATTGGAGGATTCCTCTACATCATATTGCAtttatatttctgttttttttaacagatCGGTGTCATGGTGATGGTTCATGGTGATGACAAGGGATTGGTACTACCTCCTAAAGTAGCATCAGTACAAGTCATTGTGATTCCTGTGCCTTACAAAGATGCCGATACTCAAGGAATCTTTGATGCCTGTTCTGCAACTGTGAATACATTGAATGAAGCAGGTATTCGCGCTGAGTCAGATTCTAGAGATAATTATTCTCCTGGATGGAAGTATTCTAATTGGGAAATGAAAGGTGTTCCTCTAAGAATTGAAATTGGGCCAAAGGATTTAGCAAATAAGCAGGTCATTAACTTTGTCCTAGTGTTGCATCAATTCTCGTATTTGTCATTTTGCTTCCACACTGTTAGTTTTTCAGTGAACATCAAATAAATCT harbors:
- the LOC114407478 gene encoding proline--tRNA ligase, cytoplasmic-like; the encoded protein is MAGTEAKKTESKKPAAKQSGGKKKEVKKETGLGLTHRKAENFGEWYSEVVVNAEMIEYYDISGCYILRPWSMAIWEIMQEFFDPEIKKMKIKNCYFPLFVSPGVLQKEKDHVEGFAPEVAWVTKSGESELEIPIAIRPTSETVMYPYYSKWIRGHRDLPLKLNQWCNVVRWEFSNPTPFIRSREFLWQEGHTAFASKEEADAEVLEILELYRRIYEEYLAVPVIKGKKSELEKFAGGLYTTSVEAFIPNTGRGIQGATSHCLGQNFAKMFEINFENEKGERAMVWQNSWAYSTRTIGVMVMVHGDDKGLVLPPKVASVQVIVIPVPYKDADTQGIFDACSATVNTLNEAGIRAESDSRDNYSPGWKYSNWEMKGVPLRIEIGPKDLANKQVRAVRRDNGAKIDIASADLVVEIKKLLDTIQQNLFDVAKQKRDECIQIIHTWDEFVQALNQRKMIFAPWCDEEEVEADVKARTKGEMGAAKTLCSPFDQPELPEGTKCFASGKPATKWTYWGRSY